The DNA sequence TTTACTGAATCCTGACTGCATAGCTATTGTGTTTCGGTGAgcacaaaattagagaagttGAGGGGAAGACGGTGAGAAGCCCATCTCAGTTCTCTGAGGTCCAATGGGTtgggccccccgccccgggagccCAAAACACCAGCAGGGTCACCAGCATTCGTTGCCTGGCTGCGGGACTCTAAGAAAAGCTAGGCCTTCCTCTATGTTGACCTTTCTGCTGCACAAGGTCACTCGCTGCATTTGAGCACGTTTGATGGGAGGGCAGATCACACACAGGACTGATTTTTGTCACGGTTGCAATTGAGAGGTCCCAGCCTGACCGCTCTGATCTGCAGTCGGGAGCGAACGGTAGTCTGTCCCGCCTCAGTTGCGTGTCTCGGCTGACGGGTGTACGCGATTTCACAGCACTGGCAAAGGGCACAGAAGTGTGCTGCAAGCAGAACAAAGCCCCTCGTACCATGTTTCCTGCTGCAGGAAGGATGCTGCACCCCAGAGTGTAGAAGCCTCCAGGATGGGGGGCTGTCGGAGCATACCGGGGACCTTCAACACCAGCCGATGCAGAGGAAGGGCCCGCTCTCGTTTCTGCATGCATGCAGGCTGCACTTTGTGGTGTCAGCTACTCCCAGCATTGCTAATGTACTGTAGGCATATGCATATGGatgtatatgtagatataatatatgtgtgtatatatatatatccacctCCTTTTCATCTGTTTGGCTTGTAAAATAGTATGAAGACCCAAGACTATGCATGAAATGGTCACAGCGCAATGCAGAAAGTGTCCCTGCAACCCAGGTGCCCAAGGACATACTAAAATTGGCTTGGCTAGAGTTGTGCTTACACCAGCAATTCGATTGTCCTACGTGGCACACGCACGCGGCAGCTCCCGGTCAGCGGCTGCACTACAGTGGGTCTCTTGGAATTTCTGCCGGAGATGGTAACATACCACCGCGCCACAAATGCACCGGCAAGCGCTCTCGTAAAGGAGTCTGACACGTTACTGCCAGTCCAAGGCTGTTTTCACAAGCTCTGAAAAACCAATGACTGTTTGCCAAGAAACTTTGAGAGCTTGTctggaacttttcttttttttttttttttggccagtcctgggccttggactcagggcctgagcactgtccctggcttctttttgctcaaggctagctctctaccacttgagccacagcgccacttctggccgttttctacatatgtggtgctggggaatcgaacccagggcttcatgtatacgaggcgagcactcttgccactaggccatatccccagccccgtctggAACTTTTATGATAAACTCATCTTGACAATGCTCTTGGCCGTCGTCAGTGGCTATGCTAACAGCCTGACGTTCACCGACGGCACGCGATACCCCAAAGAAATGAGGGCGGTGCTCCTCCTCGCAGATCCAGCGACTTTCTACCTGTCTGCCTTTCTGTGGGCTGGCTCAGCACTGCTACTTCCGAGGTCCACTGGCTCCATTCAGCCTTAGTCAGTGGGTCAGCGGAGGCCTGGCTTAGCTCATCTCGAGTCCCTGAGGAACTTGGCTTTCATGATGAACATTTCTGTACCGATGAGCCCGAACTAACTCTGCATTAAGATGACTCGACTTCAACCAGTATTTccgagaatatattttaaaacaagatcAGAAAATGCTGGTGGATTTCTCTTTTCGCAACTGAGcaattttaaatgatcattttatttcaaataattaaCTTTTGTGTATCACCAAGTTTAAGTCTCTCAAGTAGGAGCCTTCGGCTTCAAAGTATCCTGCATGATTGATTGTCACCCTATAAACTTGAGTGGAAAATGAAATGACTCTCTATTGACTATACTTAGGTATCCTTGTTATGCTTCATGTATGTGCAACATTTATGCAGGACAATATAGAAATGAGGGCACTTGGAAATTAATCTTGAAGACGCAGATCTGCTTACTGAACTATCGCTTTACCTCAGACTCTGTTTACGAGAGTGGCCATTTGTGGCGTTTAAATATTTCCGTTTTCCTTAAGAATTTAGGCGAGAACTAAGGCACGGATATcccagacgtgtgtgtgtgtgtgtgtgtgtgtgtgtgtgtgtgtgtgtgtgttggcttgtTTTTTAGTCTCCAATTGCTCCTGATTGGTCAAGATGCCTGCCCCCGTGGCGGAGGACGAGTGGGAATTGCTTGTGTAAATGTCGTTTTAGTAGCTTCAGCAGCGAGGCTGCGACGCCCCGGGAGCCCGTGGAAATGGCATGGAAGCGTCCGGCCGCTGGCCACGGAAGGGATGTGTAGGCCAACAAGAGGCGCGTCTCCGAAACCCCATGCTACGGAAGCACCCCGGGAGCCCTCAGGACCTCCAGGGGGAGGGCCGCGCGTGGGGGCGAGCCCGCCGAGCCCGGACAGGGTGGGTTTTAAGAAACAAAGCCGTAAATGAGCAAACCTGGTTGGCCGTGGCTGAGGCAGCGAAGGGCACACTTGTGGCAGATGTGGTGGCCGCGGACACAGTGGCTGGCGTAGCGCCGTGCACCATGGGAACTTTCGGAGGGAAAATCATATAAGCACACAGACAGAAGAGTGTGGCGACACGGACaccgggcggcgcggggccgcgGGCACCGCGGCGGGCACGCACGCGACAGGACGCCACCAGCGAGCGGCATGCAATCGCAGCGCAAAGCGGGAGGAGGCAttccaggccggggggggggggggggcgtggcggagaggggcgggaggaaggggggaaagaagagggaggggggagaaaagctTGTTACCATCAAATCAAGAAAAATCGACACACACAGGCTTAATTCGCTAAGTTAAAAACAAGAATTTTCTAGAGCGCTCGTAGTCAGACATTCGAAATCTAATCGAAATACAGGTTTCTACTTCATATAGACAGTTATCTGTTTGAttagaaggtattttttttacagGTTACTATTACAAAAGTAAACAATTATTACTCTTATGAGACagattgcttttttgttttttaacacagtAGAGCTCATAGTCCAATCAAAATCCACCAGCGGTGACTAAAGGAGACTATCGTGTGTATGGGAAACACGTGAATTGGCGTCAATTAAATAGGAAATGGCATTTAATTGACAGGTGTTAGTAAAGGGGAAATGGACTTGCCCAATAGGTCACGGTGGAAACTAACTGAGCAGTGGATTTTGAGGGGCTGTGAGCACACCATCAGTTTAAGAAAAATTCAGAAACAGCTGCACCTACCAACATTTGTAGCGGGTGTCATGCACAGTATTGAGCCTGCTCATCATGCATTGCAACAGGAAGGCGGAttggaaaaggggagagaattAAAACATCCCATCACACGTGTAATTAGGAAATTCAtttgaacaaagaagaaaaattgttATTATGGAAACAGTGGCTTGTAAACTGTCAGCACAATGAAATAATACAACAGCACAGTGACCAATTAGAGCTAGTCTCAAGTGAAGAACAAGAAGCCAGTTCAACTGTGTGCTGGTACCCTTGGTTTCCCCCGATTGCTACCTATAAATAAAACTATTCTGAAGAAGACTGAAACCTGCTCAATGCTTCCTGAAGGAATACTGCCATTTGTTTTAGTGGACTGTGGTTCCTAGCCACCTGGCCACTTGGCTACCTCTGACTGTGACACATGATACATTACTATTTTCTCTGGGTTGAAACATGTTAAATGAGGAGAGATATTTAATACAATAGTAAATAATTTAACGCACAACGTAATAACATCCCAACATTCTCTTCAATTCCCTTAGCTTTATATCTCTGTTTACTgcagcagacacacagacaagaaAGGCCCTGTGATGATTGATACAGGAATTTTACGTGGAAGAAAATAAAGGGATAAATTATGCATGAAAAGAAAGGGAGCTTCTCCTTGTTTTGGAATTCACATGCAGGAAGAGCTTTGTGAAGGGGATATGATTTAAGTTAGACTGCTTCCCTTGGTAAGTGGCAAAACAGGCACGTTTGGGCTGCTGGGGAGCTCCTCAAGACATACTGGAGTGGTGAATGTTCTACAATATTTCACACGCAAGAACTTGCTAAGGAAGTTTCGATGAAGAGCCCTGAGTGGGAGCCAACAAAGATTCGCGCTTCCCATGAGAAGCGCTTCCCCATGAGATTATCTTCAGCTCGTAGGTGTCAGGGTCCCAACTGACTTTGCGTTTCTGTCTGCACCTCTAAACCTTGCCACGTCCTGTTTAAGCACTAACAGCATCCGGGACGAACGCTGGTTAGGAAAGCACCTGCCCAGGCAGCCTGGTCAGAGACGGCTGTCAGTGAGAAACACAGCAGGAGCTGAACCTAGGGGCGGATGGGGAGCCCATCTCCCGGGCTGAGGACTAGGCTACGGGGCACTGCCCAGGCCCGCGGGCACCCCCATCACCTGAGGACCTTACTGAGGCCCCACGCCAGCCTCGGGGAGACAACAGCAGAAACAAGGCAGTAACGACAACAACAAGGAAGTTAACTGGAGACACAGAGCAAGCGCAACTGAGCACTGGGTCCAGATCTTTGAGAAACCACGACCTTCTAAGGGTAGGGCGGGAGGTCTGGGAATGGACGAGAGGAATGTCAGGTTTCAGGATATTAGAGCCAATTTAAATACTGCACAGGTGATAGATTTTAAACTTATCATTAACTGTTGGCCTTACATTTGCCATATTTTACCTCATGCATAATTAAGCCTGGAAATGAGCTAACCCTATGTGCTCTCTCTAAACCATACCCCCCTTAGGATTTGAATTTCTCTAATCGTCATTATACCCAATGCACACAGTTCTGAGGGATTCGCAACAAATGAACACAACAAAGCAGCAATGGAAACAGTCGCCAGGTGCAAAAACTCACAAACATAAAGACAAAATGCTGTAGGACCCATTTGCCAAAAGCAAACCCAAGTACTTCAATTCAGTTCAGTTACCGTGAATGGTACACAAAGAGCCAattaatttctccctccattttcaGAAAGAGGTAAAAATGAGCGTACTTGTGAATTTACATAGAAGAATGAATGGCTGTATTTCTGAGGAATGTAAGTTTTAATGATGactttttaatattaaatttttaattggTCTCTGCGGAAATGCGTGAAAAGAACCAATGTACAAATGGAAGGTATGCACAGCTGAAATTTCatgagggggaaggaaagaagaaggagagaaggagagggagaaggagaaagggggagggggagggggagagagaaggagagggagagggagagagagagagagagagagagagagggagacagggttTGCAGTTTCAATTCCCACATGATAATTCAGGCCTACTTAGGTTTAACCTATGGAACACAACATGGGTACaaggtgttttgttttcccttttggtggtggtactgggtcttgaactcaggtaaCTCCTGCCTCTTCAGCTTGCTTGCATGGgtggtactctaccgcttgagccatgatgcctctagccctgcttttttgctagttattttgcagATAAAAAGTCTCGgcaccttttctgcccaggctggctccacatcttgaccctctggatctcagcctcctgaatagctaggattactggtgtgagtctCTGGCCCGGGGATGATTTAACATCTCCTAAAGATAATCTACCCTCTCACAAGCTCACAACCCACTGAAGGATCGAAACTCATGTTCAAAGCAGCTCCTGTGTTTCCACCGGGTATAATTTTACTCGTGCGTGATATTAATTCATGAATATTTATGTGACCGGTGACAAAATGAAACCTTTATGGTTTTCTATCATTTCTAAAAATCCTCAGCCTATCTTCCCTGAGCCTCTGGCCCTGGGCACAGAATATGGGGGGCTCGTTACCCTAAGCCAGAGGAGAAGCTCGGCAACCGTGACCCTGCGGGAGGGGGCAGAGATACAGGAGGGTGGGCCACGTGGGGCGCTGTGGCCTGCAGCTGTGGGGAGCAGGCAGGGAAgcctggagggaggggggccctgAGGGAGGGTGACCCTGAGGGAGGGTGACCCTGAGGGAGGGCCCTGAGGGAGGGTGTGGCGGGCAGGAGTGTGGCCGGGGGAGCACACTCGTGGAGGTGTGacggtgaccccccccccccccccgcaggggtgGCCGGCAGTGTCCGGCGTGGGAGGTGGCCATGTGTCCCGGCTCGGGGTGGGTCTGAGGGcacaggctggccagccaggccGCTCAGGCCCGTGTGGGAGCCCGGGGGACACGGCCACAGCCCCGAGGGCTCCCCCCGTGCTCTGAAGCGCCTGGGACACCTGGCTCCATGTGTGGGGGGGGCGTGGACGTCACGGGGTGCACTGCAGGGCCTGCAGCGTGGAGTGGAGGCAGAGGGGTcccgccgcggggggggggggggtagggggtggggagggcaggcagtGCACGGGCCGTGCGCGGGGAgacccccggggagggggggagaggtcaCCTAGGGGACACCCTGCGCTCCAGGCCGCGTGGCACGACGGGAGAATCACGTGATACCCACACGCGCTTCCCAGCCTTTCCGGTGcacctgacctctgacctctggctACTGGGGCGGGGTCCGCGCTCCACAGGGGGCCAAGGGTTGCGCCCCGCCCCTCACCTGCCCGCCCCTCCCTCACCGCCCACTTACTAGCCCCGCCCCACCCATAGGCCCCACCCCCTACCGCgccaccccgccccttcctggccTGATCCCCTGCCCCCACTCCGCCCCGCCCCTTACCAGACCCGCCCCCCACCTGCCCCACCCCTCACCtcactggccccgcccctcatggccccgccccacccctcttggcccctcccctgccccgcccctaTCTTCCCCTCTCGGCCCCTCACTggtcccgccccggccccgcccctcaccgccccgcccctcgcctgCCCCCCAccggccctgccccagccccgccccagccccgccccggccccgcccccctcggccccgccccggccccgcccctcacctggCGGGAGGAAGGCGGTATGCTGTTGCAACTGCATGTTGGCCAGGGCCTGTTGGTACTGGAAGATACCCGAGTTAAAGACTGCGGTGGCACCGTTGGTTTTCTCGAGAGCGGGTCTCTTTGGTAGCGGGGGGAGGACGGCCTGAGGGATGCCCTGTTCGGTGAACGAGGATAAAAACAAATGCcagtaaaaagagaaagagagaaaagacaccAGTCAGTCGAGGGCACCGTGGTGAGCAAGCGAGCGCAAGCCAGCAGCAGAGCACTTAACTACCCGGGGGGCACAGTCCAATCcacaaaaaaaaccataaagaaaaaataaaacaacaaagcaaGATAAAAGCTCCGAGGAAGCATTATTCTGTCCACAACAAAACCCCCGCTAGTCAAGGCACAGGTGACGGGTGTGACGTAGGTCCCATAATGCTTCGGGCTTCCTGGGCGAAGCCACCGGCCCCAGGGAGGAGGCGGAGCCCTACCAGCTCCAGGAGGGCGACCAGGGCAAGCGGTGTGTTAGTGGTTAATCCTACAGTGGGTGGGGAGGCTGACAGGTCCAtcgagccctgccctgccctgccctgccctgccctgccctgccctgccctgcccgcgcCCCGCATGCACCGTTCTGCAGCATGCACGCTTGCGTCCTGAGCTACGGCTATTCGAGGGTCAACCCTTCTGTCTCCAAGGGCATGCTGGCCGAACAGCTCCATAGACACGCGGTCAAAGATACGCCCTGGTGTCTGCCAAGGAGTTCTTTATCGACATCCTTAAACATTCCGCAGCGCTCTTAAGACTGAACGCGGGCTGCTGTGTTCCGGGGAGCCTTTCTCCACTGCAACACCATCGCCCTGGCTACGCACCCTCCTTCCACACTCGGGAGACCACACTCCGTCTTTCATTGTACTTTATGACTTTATAACAGGAGAaggattatatatacatatcttaattggtaaaaacaaaacaaaacaaaacaaaaaaacttgtatCTACAATAAAGCTACATGCCAAGCTAAAAGGTGAAAGGTCATAGTACCAGGTCAAAGGTTGCCTCGAGGGGTCGCTTCAGTGATTTGACAGCCGACTGAGTCTTAATTAGCAGGCAGCGAGCACATGATGGCAATGGCCAGTGGGGTTCAAGCGCATTAACATAAACAGCAAGCAGAGGTGCATCATGGGGGCAGCAGTGCATTTTGGGTaggtgagaaaaaaacaaataaaaaaacaaatcatcGGAATGCCATATACAACGGGTAACAAGACTAAGCATGCACAATAAAGGCACTATCGAGATGTTATTGGGAGGTAACTCCTCCTTGTCGTTAATTACAAACGAGATACCTaacagggaaaaaggaaaagtgaagagGAAAGCAGAGGGAGTCTGCCTTCTGTATTTTGCTCAAGTATCCGAAAACAAACACAGGAAAGACCTCTCTCGGAATCATTGCACTGCCTGTCCAACTCCTGGGGGTGATGTTTTCCGTGACCGTTGTCAAGGTTAAGCTATGTGTTCTTGGAAAAGAGGGGACAGTGTTACAACGGCTAAGCACAGAAGGATGGGCTTCTTAGACTCAGCTACGAGGTCCCAGAACGATCGGCCCTACAAGTGTAGCACGGCGGGCATTGCGCTCCGTCCTGGGGGCTGTGGTCTTCCCTGCGTCCCACGCCCTGGCAGGGGAAAGCCTCCGTGGCCTTACAAGTCCGTGGCGCTACGGCGCTCGCAGAGACCGTCTAGAGCGCACGCAGGCGCGCCGCCCGGCCCCTGCACTGACTCTGAGCGTGTTGTTGAAGCAGTTCAAGGACACCGTTCCAGAGAGTGTTATTGTCAGAGGAAGGTAGGAGTGAGAGAAGAGCCCTGGTGTGTAAATGGACACGCTCCAGGGCAGACAGAGAAGCAGCCTAGGAGGGCAGTGGGGCTGAACCAGAGAGGAGGAGACAGGGTCTTTACCAAGCAGACATTTCAGAAGCCCTGGTCCAGAATAAGACAGAGAGTAAGGGTTAGGTCAAGAGTGGGAGCGACTGAACCGTCCTCGACACCCACGACCGGGAACGGTCACTTCTTTATGTTGGTCTGGGATACCTGAACAAACCTATCTTCGGCAAAAACGAGAACAGAACAGGTTAATCAACGGGCAGGCCCGGCGGCCGCGGGGGTCCCCCGTccgcggagggagggaggccggggtgCCGAGGCCACTCACCATGGCGGCGGCCGTGGCCGCGGCCTGGGCGGCGGCGGCCTGGTTGACCTGGTACTGGGCGGCCTTGATCTTGGCTTGCAGGTGTGCGGGCGGGTGGAAGTATTTGCACTTCTCTCGGGAGCACCGGCCCTTGATGTAGTCCATGCACACCGTCACCGTGTTGTCGTTCGTGTCGATCATGGTGCTGTCCGCGGGGTGTGCAAACCGGCAGTCATTCTCGCCCCGGTTGCAGTTGCCGCGCTGGTACTCCCGGcacacctggggtgggggtggggggggaggggaggggggagggctcgGTCAGCGACAGGAGGGGGACCTGAGGGCTGAAACTGCTTTTTCCTTCCCCCCATTTTTACTGGTACCAGCGAGTGGCACCGGACCTCCATTGTGCCGTGACCCTAGAAGCTCACGACGTGCCCGGGGCAGACGCCCCTCCATCACCCTTCCTGATCCCTCCTCCCACCGTCGGCTGTGAGTGAATGAGGCAAAacgaaaaccccacaaaaacaaattGCGAGCCATTCAAATCTTCAGCGCGGCCAGCTCAGTATGCAAACTTTAACTCTGTTGCCTTGaggaagaaaatacatttgtaGATGTGTGATCCATGGTAAGTCTACAATTACTTCTTCGAAAACGACATTAGTATACtaagtataaaagaaaaacaaaaaaggtaactGTACAGGGAAGGAAGATAGCGGACACTATGTTATCAGAGGAACAAAGCCAGTGTTTCCAGAAATGAGATGGAGACACATCAAGGAGCACAACAGAAAAGATTTCACAGACACCACACCGTGTAGAGTGTTAATCGCATGGAAACATCAGACAAGTGGAATGaatgcaagaatttttttttttttttgccagacctggggcttgaactcagggccttggtgctgtgcctgagcttactgccacttcttgctttttctgagtagtttactgagtTATTTCTCTGGGGAAGtgtagaaaatcaaactcaaCAGCTTTGTACTCTGATGTTTTTACGAGTTGTTTTGATCACCAGAGAGTCGCTTGGTGGTTACTTATCGCAGAGGGGAAGAATGATTAGCCTGTGATTTTTCTGCTTTCTCTGTCTGCTGATTTTGCCATGACaatggcagggggaggggacaaTGCTTATTTCCCCTTCATCTGTACTCCTGAATGAGAAGTCACTGCAAACCCCATCTGGGACAGTCTCCCCTGGGCACCACAAGAGGGCAATCTAAACACGGAATGACCACAAAacacaaacataaacaaaaaccTCCTTTGAAAACACATACTTCAAGGAAACAGTTTCTAGTGTTTCAGATGCCTCTTTCAGAAACTTGCTCAGTGCAGACACTGAGCTCTTAAGCAAGAAACTGCAGCTTAAAAAGGGAAAGTTCCCTGAGAACTGTGTAAGTAAAAGGATGGTGTCAGAGTCTGTCCCCCGTACCATGCTTCAAGGCGGCTCCTAGAAGAAGTACAGAGTGTACACCAGTCTGTGGGAAGAGCGGTGTGGATGCTTCAAGTTAAGGAGATCTGGAGCTGCGTGAGactccttaaaaataataatgaagagaAACTCTAAAGTTAATCCTTGCTGACGTTCTCTGGGGTCAAGGacacctgccctccttcctctggAATACAGTGAGACAGAGTGGCTGGAAATGTTGAAGCACTGTTGGTGACCACAGACTGGAGAGCGTCCCTTCAAAAATTCGGAAGTCTCAAAGCCAACTGCTCTTTTTGACTTTTACCTTCGTATTCCTTTTTTCCTGTTTAAGTTTCTCCTGATGTTAAGAACTGGGAGAGAAGAAATATACCGGCATGGCCACACCCCTATTattttagccttgagaaaaataaagacacagaaaATCTCTTGGGAAGAGTTGTTCGGGGGGAGCTGGGAGCCAGAAGATCAGGAGAAGCCCAGTAAGTAGGAGAGAGGCACAGATGAACGGATCCTGCCCCGAGTGAACGGACTTGGAGGAATCTCTACAGCGCACCCTCCCGCATGGCAACCCAGCAGGGGCGTCTGGCCTTTGACTGGCGAATGCAGGTCTGGCTTGCTCATGTTCATTCTGGGAATGTCAAGAAAATTTTAGTCTATGCGGATCCCAAATCTACAATAATCTTTCAGATGTAGTTTTAGGCTAGCAAATTATAACTGATAAAAACTGCTACTAATTTAAACTCGTAATGTAAATCGGGATGAGAAACTGTAAGACCTACCCTGCAAATAATCTAGGACAGAAGATAAATTCCTGTCTAACACCCTAGGAACACTGCcgttcttttccttcttactcAGTCTTCTGCCTGAACACATTTTCTATAATTACTACTTGGCAACGCTTTGGGCCAACAATGGATCTACGTGGCAACAGTGCCATACATTGCTATGCAGCAGGTTTGATGGTGACATCAGATTTCATCACCAAGTTTGTAATACTGTACATCTTTCAGAGGCTACACCTACCATCCCTATATTATAAACAATACTCAGGACGATAGGCACTTTCTAAGGGTAACTGTAGGAACAGCAGTAGCGGTTAAAGAAATTATGGAATTTTTCCTATAGCATGACAAGTGTTTTTCCAACCTAAATTAAAATGATGAGAGAGTTGGGAGTCATGCAAGCATAataaggtcccgagttcaaaccatcacaagagaaggaggaaagaggaagaagagggagatgaAGAGAAATAGAAGAAGGAAGATCAGAGACAAACACAAAATGTGACTGGgcgtctcatgcctataatcctagctacccaggagactgagatctaagggtcacagttcaaagaccgctcaggcaggaaagtctgtgcaactgtTCTCGCCAATTAGCCACAAGAAaagtagaagtggcgctgtggctcaagtggtaaagcaccagccttgctctaaagagctcagggacagcacccaggcccagagttcaagccccatgatcaacacacacacacacacacacactgtggcttagtgagctaggtgccagtagctgacgtttgta is a window from the Perognathus longimembris pacificus isolate PPM17 chromosome 5, ASM2315922v1, whole genome shotgun sequence genome containing:
- the Mbnl1 gene encoding LOW QUALITY PROTEIN: muscleblind-like protein 1 (The sequence of the model RefSeq protein was modified relative to this genomic sequence to represent the inferred CDS: inserted 1 base in 1 codon), whose translation is MQKGRCARENCKYLHPPPHLKTQLEINGRNNLIQQKNMAMLAQQMHLANAMMPGAPLQPVPMFSVAPSLATNASAAFNPYLGPVSPSLVPAEILPTAPMLVTGNPGXPVPAAAAAAAQKLMRTDRLEVCREYQRGNCNRGENDCRFAHPADSTMIDTNDNTVTVCMDYIKGRCSREKCKYFHPPAHLQAKIKAAQYQVNQAAAAQAAATAAAMTQSAVKSLKRPLEATFDLGIPQAVLPPLPKRPALEKTNGATAVFNSGIFQYQQALANMQLQQHTAFLPPGSILCMTPATNVVPMVHGATPATVSAATTSATSVPFAASATANQIPIISAEHLTSHKYVTQM